The Vibrio rhizosphaerae genome contains the following window.
CGTCGGCCTTGATTCCGCAACCGTCGGCCCGGTGCTGGTCTCGATTGGATTAATCTTCTTTGCATTTACCACCATTCTTGGCTGGAACTACTACGGCGAGCGTTGTGTGGTGTTCTTATTCGGCACCAAAGGCATCCTGCCCTACAAGCTGATTTTTATCGCGCTGATTGCCTCCGGTGCATTTTTGCATCTGGATTTAATCTGGATTATTGCAGATATCGTCAATGGTCTGATGGCGATTCCGAACCTGATTGGCTTGCTGATGTTGAGAAACGTGGTGATTGAAGAAACCACGTTATTCTTCCGCCACGGTCTGATGAAATCGGCCCCTGCCGAAGTCTGACGTCTGTTGGAGATTTAACCCTTCCTTGAGCGCGTCGTGTGACATATCACAGGCGCGCTGCTTCTTTCAATGTCAGTGACTGATCCCATTGGCAGGCCCGGAGACCAGTCTGAGACCAGAGCGTTAAATTGCCCTGCTCACACCGCCCTGTATCCAGATTCCAGTTTTTCAGCCAGTCCGTCGCACCATTTTCATAAACACTCTCCCCCAGCAAACACTGATACCGGATGATATTTTCGACTGTGAAATCAAAGACCTGATCATAATGCCAGTAACCATAAGGGGTCTCGAGATGTTCAATATACTGAGGATCAATAGCTGAAATCTGGGGATAGACTAAACCGAGAAAAGCCGCAACATGACGGGAAAACGGAAAGAGCCGATATTGATCTTCAACCAATGCCATCACACGAATAAACGCAACATACCACCCATGAATATCCGGCGTACCGAATTGCTGACCGTACGTCTCCACAATCGATTCTCGCCATACCGTCTCAATCACATGGTCAATCTGATTGGGTGACTGAATTTCAGCACAATGCAGCAAATGACGGGACAAGCGCTCCACATAACCGATATCCCCTAGCCCCATGCGTTGCCAGATAAATGCATCCTGATGCATTTCACACTCACGATGCAGTTGTTTGTTCTGGTCGTAGTCCCCGACTTTGATTTCAATCACCGGGTGGATACTGATATCGGTAATGACATGGGCAAGAAATCCACTCAGCCAGGCAAATGCGCGATCCTGCTGCTCCCCTTGTAAGCGACGGACATGTCCGATCATACAGCGCAATAAGTCACCGACCGAGTGATAGTGCATCCGGTCAGCCCACGCCGCTTGCAGAGAGTCCGTAATTTTCAGATAAGGAAAATCAGGAGAAACCGCGCCCATTTCCACATAACGCTGGTTCACGAGTAAAATACGCTGCATTCGGCTGGGTAAAGAGTCCAGCGCATCACCTTGCATGAATGCCTGATTGACTGCGGTAATGTGAGCAAATGCACCCGGCATAATCACCTTCACCATTGCTTGTCTACTGATAACAACTTACGTGACTTTTATGACATTTATCTTGCATAAAAAGTAATGAGACACCATTGAATAATGTCTTGCTTTGATGATTATGCTTCTCCTGACCGCAAATGCCCGGCCATCACCGATTCAGTGCATACTGCTTCGCCAAACGAGCCGCCTGACGAATGCGCTGGGTCGGTGTACTTTCAGCTGAGGGAAAGTGAATCAGCTGATAAATGTCCGGGTACGACTCGCCGGTCACCGCTGGCTCGCCCAGCCACCCCATAATGTTGAAGTAATTCAACTGATCCTGACGGGTGACAAATCCTTTCTGACGGGCAATTTGCGCATGCGCTTCTACCCAAAGATCCCCCCGCTCCTGCTGGAATAATATCTCAGGAAAGTCACGTTGCATGTGATGATAAATCGCTTCTAATAGACTCTGCCATGCTATATGGCTCATCTGCTGCCATTGCTCCGGAGTGAATTGCAGTGGCAATTCAAAAAACACCATCGGCTCAAAATCGGCCCGGACCATGATTTGCCAGCCCAGAGACGTCGGCAGCCAAGCCTTATCGATTGGCAACCAGAACCAGTGACACGACGCACTGAGTAACGTCCATGCCACATCGGCATGTGCCATATTGAGATAACTGGTCGTCCCATAAGGAGACAACACCTGTATCTGCTGCCTGAAATGTTCAGCAAGTGCCTCAATCGACCACAATGAACTGAAGAAAAATCCTTCTGCCCCGTGCTGATGTTTCAAAAACCAGAGCTTCACCGAACGATTCACCGCTAATAAATAGGGAGAGCTTTCATCATCTGACTCGTAAAGATACACCGCAGCCGATTCAACAATCGGATCATCAGGAAAATGGGTTTGGCAATAAGGCGGCAGCTGACGCCCGTCAACAAACAGGTAGAGATGATCGTCCGCCCCAAAGGGAATCAAGTCTGTTATGGATTCAGATTGATACATAGTCATCGCTCAAGACCATCCGTACGAAGGTGATCAGGCAAGTGAGCAGGCCTGTTCAAAATAGGGACAAAATAACCGATAAAAGCATCACAAGTGACTGTCATGATCATTCCTTTTATATCGACGAAAATCGACGCTGCTAAATCCGCTGCGAATGCAACGAACTGTTTATCATACGAATTAACTCATTTAAGTCAAAGTAACAACTCAAATGAGCTTGAAAATAATTCTATCAACCTTTTTGTCATCTTGACGATTGCATTTTGCAATTTAGATCACTTTTGGGAGTCACTTAACAAATAAAATTAATAATAAAAAATACATACAAATCAATGAGTCATAAAAAGCAAAAACCATCGTGTGTTTCCGCGCATCTTGATATACCCTTGAGTTCATTTGCTACCACTTAAACAGAGGTTGAAACTATGAACGCGTACCATCAGTTGGTTGAGCATGTAAAAAATATCTCTCACTTTGAACATCTTGCTGCAATCTGTGGCTGGGATCAGGCCGCGATGATGCCGACAGGCGGTGCACCAGCACGAGCCGAGGCCATGGCAGCACTACATGTGCATATTCACCAGTTGATGAACCAGCCTCAGCTTGCTGAATGGTTTGCTCAGGCAGAACAAGCCCCGCTGACTACCGAACAACAAGCCGTCCTGCGGGAAATGAAACGGCGCTGGCAACAAAATACGGTATTGCCTGAATCGCTCGTTCAGGCCAAATCAATCGCCGGTGCCCGCTGCGAGCACGCTTGGCGGCAACAAAAACAAGATAATGACTGGGCAGGGTTTGCAGCCAACTGGGAAGAAGTGGTCAAACTCTCACGGGAAGAAGCCCAGATCCGCGCTGCCGCCACTGGCAAAACGCCTTATGATGCGATGCTTGATCTGTATGAACCCGGTGCCTCCACCCAAACGCTGGATCGCTTATTTGATGATGTGAAATCTTGGCTGCCATCGCTGATTGACCAAGTGATTGAGAAACAATCGCATGAATCGGTGCAGCTCCCACGGGGTAATTATCCGAGTGAGACGCAAAAATCACTGGGATTAGCCGTCATGCAACTCCTGCAATTCGATTTCGATCACGGCAGACTGGATGAAAGTACCCACCCGTTTTGTGGCGGTGTGCCGAGCGATGTGCGCATTACAACCCGCTACAGCGAGGCAGAGTTTGTCCAGTCACTGATGGGCATCGTCCACGAAACCGGCCACGCCCGCTACGAACAAGGCTTACCGAAAGCCTATGCCGGAACAGCAGCCGGAGAAGCACGCTCGATGGGGATTCATGAGTCACAGTCACTCTTTTTTGAAATGCAGATTGGCCGCAATCCTCAATTTATTTCTCATTTGGCGGAGTTGGCTGCCCGGCATTTCAACGCTCATAATGATCCGGTATTTGCAGAAGCGAACCTGCAAAAACTGTACACCAGAGTCAATAAAGACTTTATCCGGGTCGATGCCGACGAACTCACCTACCCTGCGCACGTCATTCTGCGTTACGAAATCGAACGTGATCTGATGAATGGTGTAATCGAATTCCGCGATGTCCCTGAACTATGGGATCAAAAGATGCAGCATTATCTCGGGCTGTCCACTCAAGGCAATTATCGCCAAGGCTGTATGCAAGATATTCACTGGACCGATGGCTCATTCGGCTACTTCCCGTCTTATACGCTTGGTGCGATGTATGCCGCGCAATTTATGGCGGCAATGAAGAAAACTGTGGATGTTGACGGGGCGATACGCTCTGGTGACTTATCACCAATTTTCAATTGGCTATCAGCAAATATCTGGAGTAAAGGCAGCTTATTCACCACCGATGAACTGGTAAAACAGGCAACGGAGGAAACATTGAATCCGGCGCACTTTAAAGCTCATCTTGAAAGTCGCTACCTCGGTTAAGCTATCTTGGTTTAAGGTCATAATAACTATATTACCAGTCACTAAACCAAGCTTATGAACCGCAATGAAGTCTTTTAATTTTATTTACATTATCAATTAGTTACCGTTCGTCTTTCAAAAAATGAAAGACGAACATTTTACAAAATAGCCCCCAGAATTTCATGCTTTCCCTTATCCAGAATCATATAACCTTGATGATACACCACCGCTCAAATCATCACGGCGCCAAAATATATCTTTCTCAACCTAGTCGGTTTATGGTAAAGCGATAAAACAGTTTTTTTCATAACACTCACTGTGTTTGAAGATTTTTTTCGCCCTATGATGTGGCTATCTTTTATAAATCGTCATTGGTGAATAAATTGTCTGTTTCTCTTTCTAGTCCTATTCATTCCGATAGTCATTATACTAAATTAGTTAATGACTACATGTTGTCAAAGTGCCCAAGCCTTGAGCATTATTCTAATTCAAATACATCAGGTATTTTGGTTCAAACCCATGTGAGTAAAAATTTTGGTAAAACCTCTGGCCCCAACCCAACGAATAAAGTATGTACGATTTTGATTATTTCTAATCGTATTTCTTATGGTTTGCTGGCAATGCAAGAGTGGACTGATGTATTTTTAAAAGCCCGTGAAAATGATGATTCTAAATACACGAATACTGAATTACTGGTACATTTGCATTTAAACAATCCTTTAATGCGTCATTGGGAAATTGGCTCATTTGAACAATCATTGATTAAAAAATTAGATACATTCGGCCAGAGCAAAGATATTCGTTATTGTATTGATTTCAGTGCATGGTTATTAAATAAAGAAACTTCAGCATTGCAGCCCATTAGCAACCCTTCTGGTGATGCCAGCGAATATAATACTGCCATTCTTGGCAGCCGTAGAGAAAGGTTGGCTACTATTCCTTATGGTTTATTGCGGGCTTTTGGATTACATAAAGCATTAAGACTTAACAGCGGTAGTGCCAGTGGTGGCAATAATGATGTCTACATGATTGTCGATGTAGAGCCAACAGAAGCATTGAATCCTTCAAACATGAACAAAGCCACAGATACTCACCCTATGTCCGCCACAGTAACAACCGCGTTAAAAAATAGATCGGCTTGTTTTGGCGAAACGTGGAAATTGCTCACACATGGCTCTTCGACTAAAAATGTGGTTTACAACCGATTGGAATGGAAGAGTAATCATGCTCCATCAATGGTAGCTCAATGGTATGACGCCAAATATCCTGACGGTACGCCTTATGACACCTATACTGATGAGTTAACTAACACCAACGTTAAGGCCAATTTGCTGAAAAGTTCTGAGGTGCGATTAAAAATGGACTTAGCGATGAGTGAATGCATGACTAAGCTGACTAACCATATGAATAATGCTGCCAGAAGCAGTACTTATCCTAGTGAGCCACTTTTGGGTTTTAAAATGTCGAGTTTTACTTCACCACAAATTATTCGTTCGGCTGCATCTGACGAAAAAAGTGCAATTGGTTACGAAAAAACGATAACTCAAGATGGCAAAACATTGCGATACGTGGTGCTATGTAACGTGATGGGTATTGGCTCTGGTGAAGGCAGGTCTATTGAAAACAACCTCAAGGGTAGTGATTCATCAGCAATGCATAGTGGTAAGTATATTTGGACTTCGGCGTGGGGTGTTCTTAAAGATATTGTGGTAGCTAAGTTAGCCTTGGTTAACATTGCAGACACTGGCAAACCTTATTACGAGCCAAAGGTTAAAATTACTGTTGGTGATATCAAAGATATGGGTGGCATTGACTCGGGATCTCTTTCTAGAGATACAGTGATAGTGAATATTGACCCGACTAAAACTGTTTAACACATGTCTAAACATTTGTGTGGGACACATGCTTCGCGGAATTCGTTCCGCTTTTTGACTTTCATGTCACGAGCTGACACCGCCTAATCGCCGCTCAATTAAGGCCAGTTCGGCTTTTTTCTCTTCCGCACAAACTGTTTGGGTGTCATCCGCGCAATCTGCTTACATTCCCGGGTCATATGGGCCTGATCGGCAAAGCCCTGCGCCAGCGCCAGATCCGACAAAGAGATGTCAGGCTGTGCCCGAAGCTGCTCTAAAGTCTGTCTCACCCGGGTGATGCGCTGATAATGTTTCGGAGTAATCCCCAGCCATTTCTGAAACTGACGCTCTCTCTGGCGCTGACTGATCGTTGCTCGCTCTTGGTCAATAATATGACTGACATCCTGAGGCGCACATGCTGCAATCAGATCTTGGCACCAGCGGTATAACACCACCATTCTCGCTGACGGCGAACGCGCGGTTTGCAGAGATGCGAATGTCGCAAGCGCCAAAGAGGCGAGCGGATGATCCCCCTCGATTCGCAACGGCTGTGCTAAGCGTTGACCAAACAACTGATAACCGACAGCCGGATGAAAGCGCACCCCGGCCATAACCGTACCGGGCGGCAGGCAAACCTGATGCGCCAGCGTGCTGACGGGCAGTAACAAAACCCCCGGGCTCTGCCACTCGCCGTCCATCTGCACCTCATTTTGCAAAATGAACGTCACACCGGTTCCGGCATCACTGAGTAATTCCTTACGCACCGTTTGCACCATGTCAGGCGCGACGGAAACCGACCAGATTGCCTGAATATGGCCGGCTAACTTTCCCTGAGGTTTAAATATCTCAAAGTCTAAACTCAAACGAATTATCCTATTTAACCACAACTGATTTAACCACGACTCGAGAAGAACATCGTATCCATTGATACTCTTTCTTTTTCGTCTTCAGTGAAAGTATAAACAGTCAAGTCCCGATTCGATTAACCCGAGTGCAATTATTTGGGCTGGTATACCCCCACCTGAGGCTTAAATGCCTTCACGATTCGATTCCAACTATTGATGGCGTTGATCGCAATCGTCAGGTTGACCATCGCTTTTTCACCAAAGGTATCTAAAGTCAGTTGATAGGTATCATCATCGACCGGCAGACCGGCCGTCAGTAATTCAGCCCAACCCAACGCAACTTGTTCTGCATCGCTGTAGAAGTACATGTCTTTCCACGCACTAAGCCCCCATATCCGTTCAGGCTTCTCCCCCAGTTTAAGTGCGTCTTTACTGTGCATATCGATACAAAATGCACACTGATTAATTTGCGAAACACGCAACTTGACCAGTTCCCATATGATCATATTCATGGTGTCAGATTGACGGAATTGCTCATGGAAATACGCTTCCTGAGCATACAAGATGTCCATTGCCTTCGGTGCGATGTCGGTGTAGCTGAGTCGTTTTTGCATGGTCTTTCTCCTTTATTTTTTTACATGATAAAAAACGTACTGAGCAATAGATTGAAGATTTTCGACATGTTGCTGAAATCCCCCCCACAACCATATTTCGGTCATCATTGAAGCTTATTCACATAAAAATCGATCGCTTCATCGTAGTCCTTCACTACCAATGCAATGTGTACAATATTTTGCTTCATTTTCTACCTTATATAGTAAATGACTCGAATGATATCAGGCCAATTTACCCCGTCTAATACGCTTCACAGAAATGCCATCATAAACGCTAATCTTCAAAAGTGCTCCCCCTCCTTAAACCAAGGGGGATTGGCATGGCCGGAAAAAGTAAGCATTGAAAACTGATCTTTTTATTACAAAGTAGCATGCAAAATCTC
Protein-coding sequences here:
- a CDS encoding zinc dependent phospholipase C family protein, with translation MVKVIMPGAFAHITAVNQAFMQGDALDSLPSRMQRILLVNQRYVEMGAVSPDFPYLKITDSLQAAWADRMHYHSVGDLLRCMIGHVRRLQGEQQDRAFAWLSGFLAHVITDISIHPVIEIKVGDYDQNKQLHRECEMHQDAFIWQRMGLGDIGYVERLSRHLLHCAEIQSPNQIDHVIETVWRESIVETYGQQFGTPDIHGWYVAFIRVMALVEDQYRLFPFSRHVAAFLGLVYPQISAIDPQYIEHLETPYGYWHYDQVFDFTVENIIRYQCLLGESVYENGATDWLKNWNLDTGRCEQGNLTLWSQTGLRACQWDQSLTLKEAARL
- a CDS encoding DUF4123 domain-containing protein; the protein is MYQSESITDLIPFGADDHLYLFVDGRQLPPYCQTHFPDDPIVESAAVYLYESDDESSPYLLAVNRSVKLWFLKHQHGAEGFFFSSLWSIEALAEHFRQQIQVLSPYGTTSYLNMAHADVAWTLLSASCHWFWLPIDKAWLPTSLGWQIMVRADFEPMVFFELPLQFTPEQWQQMSHIAWQSLLEAIYHHMQRDFPEILFQQERGDLWVEAHAQIARQKGFVTRQDQLNYFNIMGWLGEPAVTGESYPDIYQLIHFPSAESTPTQRIRQAARLAKQYALNR
- a CDS encoding carboxypeptidase M32, with protein sequence MNAYHQLVEHVKNISHFEHLAAICGWDQAAMMPTGGAPARAEAMAALHVHIHQLMNQPQLAEWFAQAEQAPLTTEQQAVLREMKRRWQQNTVLPESLVQAKSIAGARCEHAWRQQKQDNDWAGFAANWEEVVKLSREEAQIRAAATGKTPYDAMLDLYEPGASTQTLDRLFDDVKSWLPSLIDQVIEKQSHESVQLPRGNYPSETQKSLGLAVMQLLQFDFDHGRLDESTHPFCGGVPSDVRITTRYSEAEFVQSLMGIVHETGHARYEQGLPKAYAGTAAGEARSMGIHESQSLFFEMQIGRNPQFISHLAELAARHFNAHNDPVFAEANLQKLYTRVNKDFIRVDADELTYPAHVILRYEIERDLMNGVIEFRDVPELWDQKMQHYLGLSTQGNYRQGCMQDIHWTDGSFGYFPSYTLGAMYAAQFMAAMKKTVDVDGAIRSGDLSPIFNWLSANIWSKGSLFTTDELVKQATEETLNPAHFKAHLESRYLG
- a CDS encoding AraC family transcriptional regulator, which encodes MSLDFEIFKPQGKLAGHIQAIWSVSVAPDMVQTVRKELLSDAGTGVTFILQNEVQMDGEWQSPGVLLLPVSTLAHQVCLPPGTVMAGVRFHPAVGYQLFGQRLAQPLRIEGDHPLASLALATFASLQTARSPSARMVVLYRWCQDLIAACAPQDVSHIIDQERATISQRQRERQFQKWLGITPKHYQRITRVRQTLEQLRAQPDISLSDLALAQGFADQAHMTRECKQIARMTPKQFVRKRKKPNWP
- a CDS encoding carboxymuconolactone decarboxylase family protein, translating into MQKRLSYTDIAPKAMDILYAQEAYFHEQFRQSDTMNMIIWELVKLRVSQINQCAFCIDMHSKDALKLGEKPERIWGLSAWKDMYFYSDAEQVALGWAELLTAGLPVDDDTYQLTLDTFGEKAMVNLTIAINAINSWNRIVKAFKPQVGVYQPK